A single genomic interval of Drosophila virilis strain 15010-1051.87 chromosome 2, Dvir_AGI_RSII-ME, whole genome shotgun sequence harbors:
- the Tb gene encoding uncharacterized protein Tb has translation MRGFIVLALLATANAEVGGYNYEAGIGGSLSGGSLSGGSNLDYVSNSQPDYSSVNTEFNKEFYTYSAPEADFEDNRSVGDLAASLKRNLRVLFIRAPENKGLENAAVALAKQAAEQQTAIYVLTKQGDLTSLANRLQNLNHVNAKKPEVHFVKYRTAEDALNAQRTIQQEYDRLGGSSTSYNAGTAPVLDFASKQVVQQPQQPLQLVDERRAGDISIESTDNVGSRVTELEAPSSYAPPAAAAPGATYLPVNKVK, from the exons ATGCGTGGATTTATT GTCTTAGCCTTGCTGGCGACAGCCAATGCAGAAGTGGGCGGTTATAATTATGAAGCCGGTATTGGAGGCTCTTTATCTGGGGGTTCACTGTCCGGTGGCTCAAATCTGGACTATGTGTCCAACAGTCAGCCCGACTACTCCAGCGTCAACACGGAATTCAACAAAGAGTTTTATACATATTCCGCGCCAGAGGCAGATTTCGAAGATAACCGCAGCGTCGGCGACTTGGCTGCCTCGCTGAAGAGGAATCTGCGCGTGCTCTTCATTCGTGCACCCGAAAACAAAGGGCTGGAGAACGCTGCAGTGGCGCTTGCCAAACAGGCCGCAGAGCAACAGACTGCCATTTATGTGCTGACCAAGCAAGGCGATCTCACCAGCTTGGCCAACAGGCTGCAGAATCTCAACCACGTAAATGCCAAGAAGCCCGAGGTACACTTTGTCAAATATCGCACGGCAGAAGATGCGCTAAATGCGCAGCGCACCATTCAACAGGAGTACGATCGCCTGGGCGGCTCCTCCACATCCTACAATGCTGGTACTGCGCCCGTGCTTGACTTTGCCTCAAAGCAAGTGgtgcaacagccacagcagccgctgcagctcGTGGATGAGCGCAGAGCGGGAGACATCAGCATTGAGTCCACTGACAATGTGGGCTCTCGTGTAACCGAGCTAGAGGCGCCTTCTAGCTATGCGCCGCCAGCTGCCGCGGCGCCTGGTGCCACCTACTTGCCTGTTAACAAGGTCAAGTAG
- the beat-VII gene encoding uncharacterized protein beat-VII isoform X2 codes for MYNFWIIVLCLGLLATKSINGQSDVDVQLVVPRYVERGSSATLICKHNVIPEILFKVTWLKVEKGKFFEFINGRNPPFRNSTIEGAEIDWENSNETQVTLKNVQFDLSGQFYCEVSTDTPIFTKASADELMSVFLPQTGPPTIKFRKRTPFAIGEKLFALCNTTRGRPAPHITWLINGKKVEEKYVRTHHVFSFNGKHQRRTQQQQQTPLTQQQMQHYYQQHYYSQYQPQFHVPHYIDRYDKSLRWGGARPGDEFSQYAPHHGHDGHVHHGGVGNIYNNPFSSLANYHDIGEIHEIHQRNYDINKKHMEIKKQQMELKKHRLRVWRVY; via the exons ATGGACAATCGGATGTGGATGTGCAATTGGTGGTGCCGAGGTATGTGGAGCGCGGCTCCAGCGCCACATTGATATGCAAGCACAATGTGATACCGGAAATACTGTTCAAG GTGACATGGCTGAAGGTTGAGAAGGGCAAATTCTTCGAGTTCATAAACGGACGCAATCCCCCATTTCGTAATTCCACCATCGAGGGAGCCGAAATTGAT TGGGAGAACTCGAACGAAACGCAGGTAACCTTGAAGAATGTGCAGTTCGACTTGTCGGGCCAGTTCTACTGCGAGGTATCAACGGACACGCCCATCTTTACCAAAGCCAGCGCCGATGAGCTAATGAGCGTTTTCT TGCCTCAGACAGGTCCACCCACCATCAAGTTCCGCAAGCGCACACCCTTCGCCATAGGCGAGAAGCTGTTCGCCTTGTGCAACACAACCCGAGGACGACCAGCCCCGCACATAACATGGCTAATCAATGGCAAAAAG GTCGAGGAGAAGTACGTGCGCACCCACCATGTCTTCTCGTTCAACGGCAAGCATCAGCGCcgcacgcagcagcagcaacagacgcCGCTGACTCAGCAGCAGATGCAGCATTACTATCAGCAGCATTACTACAGCCAGTATCAGCCGCAGTTCCACGTGCCCCACTACATCGATCGTTACGACAAGAGCCTGCGCTGGGGCGGTGCCCGTCCTGGCG ATGAGTTCTCGCAGTATGCGCCGCACCATGGACACGACGGACATGTGCATCATGGCGGTGTTGGAAACATCTACAACAATCCTTTCAGCTCTCTGGCTAATTATCATGATATCGGCGAGATACACGAGATACATCAGCGCAACTATGATATAAACAAGAAGCATATGGAGATTAAGAAACAGCAGATGGAGTTGAAAAAGCACAG GTTGCGTGTGTGGCGTGTTTATTAA